From the genome of Parasteatoda tepidariorum isolate YZ-2023 chromosome X1, CAS_Ptep_4.0, whole genome shotgun sequence, one region includes:
- the LOC107437117 gene encoding intracellular coagulation inhibitor 1 gives MKSFVIYVALSLAIATANGRVKYSREEDDLQEIVQAGNELGFKIIKTLSQEQGNTFFSPISISMLMGLVYSGSKNATATEIQRALNYPPEVAERFKILLDIIQISKEKPVKTFQPYQLEMANAMLVDKSFNILSSYKEQSRTYFDAAVESVSFSLHPEAAVESVNGWVAWKTRNKIPKLLDKPLEPLTKLFLMNVVYFKGTWKLKFDQRLTTPDTFYNDGRIPKTVAMMRQKRKLRYGFNSKIQGEALELPYSGDRIYMLLLLPEKRDGLADMEKLLSEEVITNISSNLRSLPIQVTLPRFSYTAEYNLIPILKNLGIQTLFNASSVDLGGISSTESLYVSKVLHKCAIQVDEEGGEATVVTGVSAGVRTGGPLVPLFTADHPFLFFIRDRFLNLTLFIGRVTHL, from the coding sequence ATGAAAAGTTTCGTAATATATGTAGCATTGAGTTTAGCAATAGCAACTGCTAATGGAAGAGTAAAATATTCTAGAGAGGAAGATGATTTACAAGAGATTGTACAAGCTGGAAATGAacttggttttaaaattatcaaaactttatCTCAAGAACaaggaaatacatttttttcacctATTAGTATATCTATGTTAATGGGATTAGTTTATTCTGGCTCAAAAAATGCTACAGCTACTGAAATTCAGAGAGCCCTAAACTATCCACCTGAAGTGGCAGAACGCTTCAAAATCTTATTggatataattcaaatttcaaaagaaaaaccagtaaaaacatttcaacCTTATCAACTGGAAATGGCAAACGCCATGCTTGTAGATaaatcattcaatattttatcttcATACAAAGAACAAAGTAGAACATATTTTGATGCTGCTGTTGAAAGTGTAAGTTTTTCATTACATCCTGAAGCAGCAGTTGAATCTGTAAATGGTTGGGTCGCGTGGAAAACCAGGAATAAGATTCCAAAATTATTGGACAAACCCCTGGAAcctttaactaaattatttcttatgaatgttgtgtattttaaaggaacatggaaattaaaattcgatCAGAGATTAACAACCCCAGATACATTTTACAATGATGGCCGTATTCCAAAAACTGTTGCTATGATGAGGCAAAAAAGAAAGTTACGTTATGGATTCAATAGCAAAATACAAGGAGAAGCTTTGGAGTTGCCTTATTCTGGAGATCGTATATATATGCTCCTACTTTTGCCAGAGAAAAGAGATGGCTTAGCAGATatggaaaaattactttcagaagaagttataacaaatatttcttctaatctTCGAAGCTTACCAATTCAAGTGACTCTTCCTAGGTTTAGTTACACAGCAGAATATAATCTTATACCGATTCTAAAAAATCTTGGTATTCAAACACTTTTTAATGCTTCATCTGTTGACCTTGGAGGCATAAGCTCAACAGAATCTCTTTATGTTTCCAAAGTACTTCATAAATGTGCAATTCAAGTGGATGAAGAAGGTGGTGAAGCAACTGTGGTTACCGGTGTATCAGCAGGAGTTCGAACTGGAGGCCCACTAGTGCCTCTTTTTACAGCAGAtcatccatttttattttttatacgagATCGCTTCCTAAATTTGACACTTTTTATAGGTAGAGTAACACATTTATAG